From Triticum urartu cultivar G1812 chromosome 2, Tu2.1, whole genome shotgun sequence, a single genomic window includes:
- the LOC125538296 gene encoding protein disulfide isomerase-like 5-2: protein MATTPPPPPLPLLLLPLLLLAAFSAAEEFPRDGKVIDLDDSNFEAALSSIDFLFVDFYAPWCGHCKRLAPELDEAAPVLAGLSEPIMVAKVNADKYRKLGSKYGVDGFPTLMLFIHGVPIEYTGSRKADLLVRNLKKFVAPDVSTLESDSAIKSFVENAGTSFPMFIGFGVNESLIAEYGGKYKKRAWFAVAKDFSEDWMATYDFNKIPALVAVHPKYNEQSVFYGPFEGRFLEDFVRQSLLPLTVPINTETLKLLDDDDRKVVLAILEDDSDVNSTQLVKILRSAAHANRDLVFGYVGVKQWEEFVETFDVSKSSQLPKLLVWDRNEEYELVEGSEKLEEGDQASQLSQFLEGYRAGRTIKKKVSGPSFMGFMHSLVSMNSLYILMFVVALLGVMMYFTGQDDTQPRRVHDE, encoded by the exons ATGGCGAcgactccaccgccgccgccgcttcctctcctcctccttcccctccTCCTGCTCGCGGCCTTCTCCGCCGCCGAGGAGTTTCCGCGCGACGGGAAGGTGATAGACCTGGACGACAGCAACTTCGAGGCGGCCCTCAGCTCCATCGATTTCCTCTTCGTCGACTTCTACGCGCCATGGTGCGGCCACTGCAAGCGCCTCGCCCCCGAG TTAGATGAAGCTGCACCGGTGTTGGCGGGATTGAGTGAGCCCATCATGGTTGCCAAAGTAAATGCCGACAAGTACAGGAAGCTTGGATCAAAATATGGAGTGGA TGGGTTCCCTACTCTAATGCTCTTTATACATGGGGTCCCTATTGAATACACTGGTTCAAGGAAAGCTGACTTGCTTGTCCGCAATCTTAAGAAGTTTGTTGCGCCTGATGTTTCTACTCTTGAGTCGGATTCTGCAATCAAGAGCTTTGTTGAGAATGCCGGCACAAGCTTTCCAATGTTCATCGGTTTTGGGGTCAACGAGTCATTGATTGCTGAATATGGAGGAAAATACAAGAAAAGAGCATGGTTTGCCGTCGCAAAAGATTTTTCTGAGGACTGGATGGCGACATATGATTTTAATAAGATCCCAGCATTGGTTGCAGTTCATCCAAAGTATAATGAACAAAGTGTGTTCTATGGCCCATTTGAAG GACGTTTCTTGGAGGATTTTGTAAGGCAATCGCTGCTGCCTTTGACTGTCCCCATCAACACCGAGACATTGAAATTGCTGGATGATGATGACAGAAAAGTTGTCCTCGCAATTTTGGAGGATGACTCGGATGTAAATTCTACCCAGCTGGTAAAAATTTTGAGGTCTGCTGCTCATGCGAACCGTGATTTGGTGTTTGGATATGTTGGAGTCAAACAATGGGAGGAGTTTGTGGAGACTTTTGATGTTTCCAAGAGCTCACAATTGCCAAAGCTGCTAGTGTGGGACAGAAATGAAGAGTATGAACTA GTGGAGGGTTCAGAGAAGTTAGAAGAAGGCGACCAAGCATCCCAATTAAGCCAATTCCTTGAGGGATATAGAGCAGGGAGAACAATAAAGAAGAAAGTCAGTGGCCCTTCCTTCATGGGTTTCATGCACTCTCTTGTCAGCATGAACTCATTATACATTCTCATGTTTGTTGTTGCTCTTCTCGGTGTCATGATGTACTTTACTGGCCAAGATGATACTCAGCCAAGACGGGTTCATgacgagtga
- the LOC125538297 gene encoding uncharacterized protein LOC125538297 gives MATALNRGLRSGIRLLATGAEASKPASRGFHATGVKRMSGHGHDEPYYLHAKHMYNLHRMKHQKLTAWTSVLGAVSIGVGVPVFAVIFQQKKASG, from the exons ATGGCGACTGCTCTCAACCGCGGCCTCCGCTCCGGGATCCGCCTCCTCGCCACCGGCGCCGAGGCCTCCAAGCCAG CTTCACGTGGATTCCATGCTACCGGCGTGAAGAGGATGTCAGGGCACGGCCATGATGAGCCATACTACCTCCACGCCAAGCACATGTACAACTTGCACAGGATGAAGCATCAGAAGCTGACTGCATGGACTTCAGTGCTGGGAGCCGTAAGCATTGGTGTCGGTGTCCCGGTCTTCGCGGTCATcttccagcaaaagaaagcctccGGATGA